The stretch of DNA TGTCAGGGTCGTCCGCTGGTAGGAGAACCGGCCGTCGGGCAGCCACGTCGCGTTCACGGTGCCTCCCACGACCAGCCCAGCCAGGGCGGGTGCGAGCATCTTCGTGGCGCGATCGTAGTCGGCGGCTGTTAACGCGCGGCGGTTCTGCGCCAGGGCCGCGGACGTGAAAACAACAAACAGGATGACGACACGGGCAATCGAACGGGCCATGGGAGGGACTCCTGGAGGACGCAGTCTCAAGTACCGCTCGATAGTGAGCGATGAGCGTCGCACAGGCAACCCATTTTTCGACCGTGGCACCGCTTGGCCCGGCACGGGGCCAGCCGCTTATCGGAGGAAGCGAATCGAACCCACCACCCTGCGGAAGGTGGCGTCATACGACGAGAAGCGGTCCTGCGGCGCGATGCCGAGCGCGTAGAACAGCGTCCCGTCTTCGAGCAGGAGGGAAAAGACCGCGATGCGTTCGTCGTTGTTTGTGTTTGGGTTGGTCCCTGCCGACCGATTGGAGAGCGTAGTGCGAAGCCACTCGCGACCGCCCAGCGACGCGCGCGTGTATCCGGTGTCTCGACGTAAGCTCGGGTTGCTCGAGGCCAACGAGGCGATGAACGCCTCAGTGGCCGCAGCGATGTCACGCGACTCGCCCGCCTGCGCCGAGATGATCATGCCGTGTGTCACCACACCCTGGCCCTGCACCTCGCCGACCGCACCGTCCGGCGCAAACGTCACCGAATCATTCCCGGGCAGTTCGCGCCAGTTCGACGGCACGCTCACACTGAACAAGTCGCCCTGGGTGTACGAGGTGGACGATGTGGCGGGCGCGGCCACGCGGCCCGGATCGAGGGTCCCCCCGGTCGTGCCGCCTCCGCCCGTGCCCCCACCCGATGCTCCGCCGTCGGTTCTGGGCGCGGGCGCCGGCGCCAGCCCGCTCAGCCGGGTGCGCGCCGCCTGATAGGCGCGCGTATCGCGCACCGGGTTTTCGATACGCAGCAACGCGGCCTCCTTGGCGATCGCGTCGGATCGATTACCTGGATCGGGATGGCTGCTCAGCCATTCCGGTCCTCCTGACGAGCCTTGCGACTGGATGATCTTGAACATGCTGGCCATCTCGCGGGGGTCATACCCGGCCGCGGCCATCAGATGTGACCCGAGCAGGTCGGCCTGTCGTTCATACTCGCGGCTGAACTTCAGGAAATGGGTGCCGAGCGCGATTTCCGAGCCCTGCGCGACAACCCCGCCCCACTTGCCGCCGATGATCGACCCCAGCACCGCGCCCGCGAGAGTGCCAATCTCGTACTTGGTGGCCTTCGTGGCCTGCGCCGTGCCGTGCCTGAGCGCGACGTGACTGATCTCGTGGGCCAGCACACTCACGGCTTCGCCCTGGGTGCGCGACTGCGAAATCATGCCCCGGTTGACGAACGAGGGACCGCCGGGCAACGCAAACGCGTTGATCTCACCGGCGTTCACCACCTTGAAGGAATAGCGGAACTCCGAATGCCGGAACTTCGCCGGAATCTTCGCGACCAGTCGTCCGCCGACCGACTCGAGCCAGGACGTCACGTCCGCCTCGCGCAAGATCGGCAGTTGCTGTTCCACCTGGACTGCGGCCTCCCGGCCCAGTTGGACATCCTCGGCTGGCGTGTACTTGTTGTCGGGCGCCACGATCACGGTCTGCGCACCGAGCGCCACAGCGCCGAGCAACAGTGTCAGGCCCACCACCGACATCCGTCGCGAAAGGTGCCACGCCATCAGTCCCTACCGCCTTCCGGAGAGCAGGTGCAGGAGCGCCACAAACAGCGCCCCACCGATGATCGACCAGAGGACAGGAAACGATTCTCCAGCCACTTGCAGCATCATCGGCTCGGCGAGGCCGAGTTGCCCGGCGATCCACGGTCCCACCAGGGCGCCGATGAACCCCACGACGATGGATGTGATGAGACCGCCGCGGGCGCCGCCGGCCAGCGCCTTGCCGACGGCACCGCACACCCAGGCGATGACGAGCAGGATGAGAAGACCTGGGAGTGTGATCGTCATGGCGACGTTTACCTCTTCGCCTTGTGTGACGATTCGAGCAACACGAGACCGGCCGCGATGCCCGGAGGCAGCTTCAGCGCGTCACTGAGCGAACCAAAGTTGAAGCCCTCGCGGACCCGACCCTTGACCGAGACTCGCGCCGTTCGGCGAGGCACACCCACCTCAGACACGATCCACAACTCGCCCGTGCCGTCGTCGATCCGGTAGGCGCCACGGTTGGCCACGGAAAAGCTGTCAACCACTTCGCCAGAGACCTGAACCGTGCGGTTCCGGTAACGGGCCGGGTCGGCCAGGAGTTCGTTGATGGATTTTGTCGAAGCGCAGGCGCCGGTGGCCAGGGCGCCTGCGGCCAGGAGGGTCAGTGCGGCAAGTTTCGCAAGTCGGGACATGTATCGGTTCTCCAAGGTCAGCGGGGGCGCACGTAGTAGGCGATGCCGATGCTGAAATAGTGCCGCGAGTCGTCGTTGAGCGCCAGACCGAACTCCGACACGAAGTCGATATTCGAGTTGACCTTGTACTCAATGCCCGGCACCAGGTGCAGCGTGTTGAAACTGAAGTTAGCGTTGTCGATGGACACCCGGGAAAAGTCCAGGCCGCCGTACAACTCCAGGCGATCGGCGATCTTTCCGCTGGCCAGGCCCGTCAGGTCAAAGCCCTTCGCATTGGCACCGTCGCCGCGGTCCAGATGGAAGCCGCCGATCAGCGACACATTCACCGGCCCGGTGTTCACCAACCAGTATTCCGCGTCGGCACCGAAGAACGTATCGGTGTCGAAGAGGGCCACTTTGGCCTCGACATCGAACCGGCTGCCGAATCCGTACCCGCCGACCAGCGCCACACCGATTTCGTTGTCGGCGTTTCCCTTGCCGAAAACCACGATCGGGTTCGCCATCAGCTTGACGTTGCCCTTGTTGATGGTCTCAGCCGAATTCATGACACCAAAGTCCTGCCCTGCGGCCACAACCGGAAGGATCAGACCACACACCGCTAATGCGGCAACACGAAGAATACGCACGATTCACCTGCCTTGTTGGAGAGAACGACTCATTGACCGTAGCAGATCGACGCAAATGGTCGGTGTCTCGTCTTGCACATCCCTGCGAGATCCGAAGGCCTAGCATGGATGACATGTCCTTCCCTCTTCGATTCACGTCATCAATCGTCTTGTTGTCTTTCGCGGCCGCGTGCGGTCAACCCTCGGCGGTGGACGTAGAGAAGGTCCCGATTGGGGCCGAAGTGGCGGTCACCAAGGAAGACGGCGGCGTTGTGCAGGGCACACTGGCCGAGCGTGACCCGCAAAACGTCAGGGTCAACGTGGGCCGATCGGTGCGGTCGGTGCCCCGTGAGGCGATCGCAGAAGTCCAGGTGGTGACCGAGGCGAAGCCTGTCGTGCTGCCGCCGGCCGCCAGGTACCGGGAATACACCGTGCCCGAAGGCGCCACACTGCATGTGCGGCTGGAGACCAGTGTTGACTCCGGCACCAGCAAAGTTGAAGACACCGTCGAAGGCCGCCTGACGGAGGCGCTGGTCGTGGACGGCATGACCCTGGCGCCGGTGGGAAGCCGGGTCAAGGGTGACGTCACGGCGGTTGAACCGTCCCCCAAAAAGGGCCGTGCCAGTCTCGCGTTCCGTTTCCGTACCCTGACCATCACCGGCCATGACGACCCGTACGCCATCGTCGCGGGCATCAGCCGCGTGGCACCCAGTGAAAAGAAGGACGACATCATCACGATCGGCGCCCCGGCAGCCGTGGGCGCAGTCGTTGGCGGCATCCTCGGCGGCAAGAAGGGCGCCATCATCGGCACGGTCATCGGAGGCGGCGCAGGCACTGCCGTGGTACTGACCACCACGGGCAAGGAGGTCAGCCTGCCCTCCGGCACGGAGGTCACCATGACGCTCAAGGCTCCCGTCGACATTCGAGTGCCCCTCACCATCGAAAAAACGCTGACGCGATAGGCGGCCCGTGACGCCGCCAACGAAATGGCTCCGGCGCGTGCCGGCGGTGGAACCACCGCTGCGCGCCGAGCTGCTGAGCATCGACCGCATTGAGGACCGCGCCAGGGTTCTTGCGGCCGGCCTGCTCCTTGATCCGAATCCACGACGCCGGCCGCGCGATACGTTCCCGCGGTTCGAAGACAACGTGCGCCTGCTGCGCGCCACCTATCGCACGCTGGCCGACGACGTGCGGGCCGGACGATTTGTGGCGCCGGCCGCCGACTGGCTCATCGACAACTTTCCGCTGGTCATCGCCGAGATCACGGAGATTCGCCGGAACCTGCCGCGCCGGTACTCGCGCACGCTGCCGACGGTCGCGACCGGCGAACACGACGGCCAGGCCCGCATGTACGTGCTGGCGCTTGAACTGGTGCGCCACAGCGACAGCCGCCTGGACCGCCAGCAGCTGTTGCAGTTCCTGCACAGTTACCAGCGCATCGCGCCGCTGACCATCGGTGAGCTCTGGGCCTGGCCGAGCATGCTGAAGCTCGTCCTGATTGAAAACCTCCGGCGGCTTGCCGAGGCGCTGATTGTGGATCGCACGGCCAGGCTGGCGGCCGACACCTACGTGTCGCAAATGACCGAGGCCGACGACCCGATCGACGATCTCGTGGCACTGCCGGAGGCGTTCGCCCCGACGTTCATCGTGCAGTTGCTGCATCGGTTCCGTGAGTACGGCCTCCGGATTCCGTCGATGCGCCTCACGCTTGATGACGACCTCGCCCTGCTCCATACAACGGCGGAAGAAACCATCCGCGTCGAACACCAGCGGCAAGGCGTGGCGCAGGTCTCGGTGGCAAATGCCGTCACCAGCCTGCGGCTGTGCGCCTCGATGGATTGGCGGGAATATGTCGAGGCCGTCAGCCTGGTGGAACAAGTCCTGCAGTGCG from Acidobacteriota bacterium encodes:
- a CDS encoding M48 family metalloprotease; this translates as MAWHLSRRMSVVGLTLLLGAVALGAQTVIVAPDNKYTPAEDVQLGREAAVQVEQQLPILREADVTSWLESVGGRLVAKIPAKFRHSEFRYSFKVVNAGEINAFALPGGPSFVNRGMISQSRTQGEAVSVLAHEISHVALRHGTAQATKATKYEIGTLAGAVLGSIIGGKWGGVVAQGSEIALGTHFLKFSREYERQADLLGSHLMAAAGYDPREMASMFKIIQSQGSSGGPEWLSSHPDPGNRSDAIAKEAALLRIENPVRDTRAYQAARTRLSGLAPAPAPRTDGGASGGGTGGGGTTGGTLDPGRVAAPATSSTSYTQGDLFSVSVPSNWRELPGNDSVTFAPDGAVGEVQGQGVVTHGMIISAQAGESRDIAAATEAFIASLASSNPSLRRDTGYTRASLGGREWLRTTLSNRSAGTNPNTNNDERIAVFSLLLEDGTLFYALGIAPQDRFSSYDATFRRVVGSIRFLR